One genomic window of Burkholderia diffusa includes the following:
- a CDS encoding patatin-like phospholipase family protein — protein MRLALVLMGGGARAAYQVGVLKALAEIAREADPNRHTVPFTVVCGSSAGAINATSIASHADDFSHGVRRLLEFWEPLRADYVYRTDWLGIAAAGARWLATMTFGWAARRSPRGLLDNAPLAHLLQRELSFHRIEQMLEGRLLHALSVTALSYSSGRHLTFYQAAEPIQAWRRAQRTARLVDLSASHLLASSAIPFVFPAVPLVLDGQIEYFGDGSIRQVAPLSPAIHFGANRIVVVGAADPRPEIPAANGSGRVRGYPTLAQIGQQVLASVFLDSIGSDIERIEHINRMIEHLPHQIEVDSGWRHVDVLAIAPSERIELIAAKHLKQMPATMRGLLGAIGGSQPAGASFASYLLFEEAFTRELIELGYRDGRAQRDTLANWIAGADGGSAPASGMSPQGGRAAGEIRV, from the coding sequence ATGCGGCTCGCGCTCGTGCTGATGGGGGGCGGCGCACGTGCCGCCTACCAGGTCGGCGTGCTGAAGGCGCTGGCCGAGATCGCGCGCGAGGCCGATCCGAACCGGCACACGGTGCCGTTCACGGTTGTCTGCGGCTCGTCGGCCGGCGCGATCAATGCAACCTCGATCGCGAGCCACGCGGACGACTTTTCGCACGGCGTGCGGCGGCTCCTCGAATTCTGGGAGCCGCTGCGCGCGGACTACGTGTATCGCACCGACTGGCTCGGCATCGCGGCGGCGGGTGCACGCTGGCTCGCGACGATGACCTTCGGCTGGGCGGCGCGCCGCTCGCCGCGAGGGTTGCTCGACAACGCGCCGCTCGCGCACCTGCTGCAGCGCGAGCTGAGCTTTCACCGGATCGAGCAGATGCTCGAGGGCCGCCTGCTGCACGCGCTTTCGGTGACGGCGCTCAGCTATTCGAGCGGCCGGCACCTGACGTTCTACCAGGCCGCCGAGCCGATTCAGGCATGGCGGCGTGCGCAGCGCACCGCGCGGCTCGTCGATCTGTCGGCATCGCACCTGCTTGCGTCGTCGGCCATTCCGTTCGTGTTTCCGGCCGTGCCGCTGGTGCTCGACGGCCAGATCGAATATTTCGGCGACGGCTCGATCCGGCAGGTCGCGCCGCTGTCGCCGGCGATCCACTTCGGCGCGAACCGGATCGTCGTTGTCGGCGCGGCCGACCCGCGGCCCGAGATTCCGGCCGCGAACGGCTCCGGGCGGGTGCGCGGCTACCCGACGCTCGCGCAGATCGGCCAGCAGGTGCTCGCAAGCGTGTTTCTCGACTCGATCGGCTCGGACATCGAGCGGATCGAGCACATCAACCGGATGATCGAGCACTTGCCGCACCAGATCGAAGTGGATAGCGGCTGGCGGCATGTCGACGTGCTCGCGATCGCGCCGTCCGAGCGCATCGAGCTGATCGCAGCGAAACACCTGAAGCAGATGCCGGCAACCATGCGTGGGCTGCTCGGCGCGATCGGCGGCAGCCAGCCGGCCGGCGCGTCGTTCGCGAGCTACCTGCTGTTCGAGGAAGCGTTCACGCGCGAACTGATAGAGCTCGGCTATCGCGACGGGCGCGCGCAGCGCGACACGCTGGCGAACTGGATCGCCGGGGCCGATGGCGGCAGCGCGCCGGCATCCGGCATGTCGCCGCAGGGCGGCCGTGCGGCGGGCGAAATACGGGTCTGA
- a CDS encoding PhaM family polyhydroxyalkanoate granule multifunctional regulatory protein, translating into MTTDASGSNPFAGFAGFKPADMLDRMWDMMRMSPFGGMASFPGAASGLPPSLSSMSDMMAPLTSVEELDKRITDLRAVEQWLKLNLGMLQSAIQALEVQRATLATLRAFGAFAQSSMSAAEEAAVAAAQAASAPRADAPQADAAAAADAPPAGDAAQQAFDPAGWWNLLQAQFNQLASLAMTQPGAQPAAPGAASSGQPESTAQAERPAPAAAAAPRKPAAKRAKPAGSAAARAAAASSPETRPPKRST; encoded by the coding sequence ATGACGACCGATGCCTCCGGCTCCAATCCTTTCGCCGGCTTTGCCGGTTTCAAGCCTGCCGACATGCTCGACCGGATGTGGGACATGATGCGGATGTCGCCGTTCGGCGGGATGGCGTCGTTTCCCGGCGCCGCATCGGGGCTGCCGCCGTCGCTGTCGAGCATGTCCGACATGATGGCGCCGCTCACGAGCGTCGAGGAGCTAGACAAGCGGATCACCGATCTGCGTGCCGTCGAGCAGTGGCTCAAGCTCAATCTCGGGATGCTGCAGTCCGCGATCCAGGCGCTCGAGGTGCAGCGCGCGACGCTCGCGACGCTGCGCGCGTTCGGCGCATTCGCGCAAAGCTCGATGTCGGCGGCCGAGGAAGCGGCGGTCGCGGCCGCGCAAGCGGCGTCCGCGCCGCGCGCCGATGCGCCGCAAGCGGATGCTGCTGCCGCGGCTGACGCACCGCCGGCAGGCGACGCCGCGCAGCAGGCATTCGACCCGGCCGGCTGGTGGAACCTGCTGCAGGCGCAGTTCAACCAGCTCGCGAGCCTCGCGATGACGCAGCCGGGCGCGCAGCCCGCGGCGCCGGGCGCTGCGTCGTCCGGGCAGCCTGAATCGACGGCGCAGGCGGAACGGCCCGCACCGGCCGCGGCCGCCGCGCCGCGCAAGCCGGCCGCGAAGCGCGCGAAGCCGGCCGGGTCGGCCGCGGCGCGCGCGGCGGCCGCCTCGTCGCCCGAAACGCGTCCGCCGAAGCGCTCGACGTGA
- a CDS encoding enoyl-CoA hydratase/isomerase family protein, whose product MADLAAYGGYEALKVTRREHGVLDIVMSGEGANRSGLATANERMHRELADIWRDVDRDPDTRVAVIRGEGKGFSAGGDLALVEAMANDFDVRARVWREARDLVYNVINCSKPIVSAMHGPAVGAGLVAGLLADISIAAKDARIIDGHTRLGVAAGDHAAIVWPLLCGMAKAKYYLLLCEPVSGEEAERIGLVSLAVEPADLLPKAYEVAERLAHGSQSAIRWTKYALNNWLRSAGPAFDTSLALEFMGFSGPDVQEGIRSLRERRPPDFPGDAPF is encoded by the coding sequence ATGGCCGATCTCGCCGCATACGGCGGTTATGAAGCATTGAAGGTGACGCGCCGCGAGCATGGCGTGCTCGACATCGTGATGAGCGGCGAGGGCGCGAACCGCAGCGGGCTCGCGACCGCGAACGAACGCATGCATCGCGAGCTCGCCGACATCTGGCGCGACGTCGACCGTGATCCCGACACGCGCGTCGCGGTGATCCGCGGCGAGGGCAAGGGATTTTCGGCGGGTGGCGATCTCGCGCTCGTCGAGGCGATGGCGAACGACTTCGACGTGCGCGCCCGCGTGTGGCGCGAGGCGCGCGACCTCGTCTACAACGTGATCAACTGCAGCAAGCCGATCGTGTCCGCAATGCACGGCCCGGCCGTCGGCGCGGGGCTCGTCGCCGGGCTGCTCGCCGATATCTCGATCGCCGCGAAGGACGCGCGCATCATCGACGGCCATACGCGGCTCGGCGTCGCGGCCGGCGATCACGCGGCGATCGTGTGGCCGCTGTTGTGCGGGATGGCGAAGGCGAAGTATTACCTGCTGCTGTGCGAACCGGTGAGCGGCGAGGAGGCCGAACGGATCGGCCTCGTGTCGCTCGCGGTCGAGCCGGCCGACCTGCTGCCGAAGGCGTATGAGGTCGCGGAGCGGCTCGCGCACGGGTCGCAATCGGCGATCCGCTGGACCAAGTACGCGCTGAACAACTGGCTGCGCAGTGCCGGGCCGGCCTTCGATACGTCGCTCGCGCTCGAATTCATGGGCTTCTCGGGGCCCGACGTGCAGGAAGGCATTCGCTCGCTGCGCGAGCGGCGCCCGCCCGACTTCCCCGGCGACGCTCCGTTCTGA
- a CDS encoding fumarylacetoacetate hydrolase family protein, whose product MKLASLKDGTRDGQLIVVSRDLHTAAIADAIAPTLQRVLDDWAFYAPQLRDLYDALNHGRARNAFAFDPANCMAPLPRAFQWADGSAYVNHVELVRRARGAEMPPEFWTDPLMYQGGSDDFLGARDDIVCPSEEWGIDFEAEVAVITGDVPMSASPDDALKAVRLVTLVNDVSLRNLIPAELAKGFGFFQSKPATAFAPVAVTLDELGDEWREGRVHRPMIVHWNGRKVGQPDAGTDMVFHFGQLIAHAAKTRNLRAGSIVGSGTVSNKDAKRGYCCIAEKRCLETIEHGAPQTEFMRYGDTVRIEMFDAAGKSIFGAIEQAVAPPDGAA is encoded by the coding sequence ATGAAACTTGCATCGCTGAAGGACGGCACGCGCGACGGCCAGCTGATCGTCGTGTCGCGCGACCTGCACACCGCGGCGATCGCCGACGCGATCGCACCGACGCTGCAGCGCGTCCTCGACGACTGGGCGTTCTACGCGCCGCAACTGCGCGACCTGTACGACGCGCTGAACCATGGTCGCGCGCGCAACGCGTTCGCATTCGACCCGGCGAACTGCATGGCGCCGCTGCCGCGCGCGTTCCAGTGGGCCGACGGCTCCGCCTATGTGAATCACGTCGAGCTCGTGCGCCGCGCGCGCGGTGCCGAGATGCCGCCGGAGTTCTGGACCGATCCGCTGATGTACCAGGGCGGCAGCGACGATTTCCTCGGTGCGCGCGACGACATCGTGTGCCCGTCCGAGGAGTGGGGCATCGATTTCGAGGCCGAAGTCGCGGTGATCACCGGCGACGTGCCGATGAGTGCATCGCCCGACGACGCGCTGAAGGCCGTGCGGCTCGTCACGCTCGTGAACGACGTGTCGCTGCGCAACCTGATTCCGGCCGAACTCGCGAAGGGCTTCGGCTTCTTCCAGAGCAAGCCGGCCACCGCATTCGCACCGGTCGCGGTGACGCTCGACGAACTCGGCGACGAATGGCGCGAAGGCCGCGTGCACCGGCCGATGATCGTCCACTGGAACGGCAGGAAAGTCGGCCAGCCCGACGCGGGCACCGACATGGTCTTCCACTTCGGCCAGCTGATCGCGCATGCGGCGAAGACGCGCAACCTGCGTGCCGGCTCGATTGTCGGCTCGGGCACGGTGTCGAACAAGGACGCGAAGCGCGGCTACTGCTGCATCGCCGAGAAGCGCTGCCTCGAGACGATCGAGCACGGCGCGCCGCAGACCGAGTTCATGCGCTACGGCGACACCGTGCGCATCGAGATGTTCGACGCGGCCGGCAAGTCGATCTTCGGCGCGATCGAGCAGGCCGTCGCGCCGCCCGACGGCGCGGCCTGA
- a CDS encoding IclR family transcriptional regulator, whose protein sequence is MPASPLPDDDLVDSDTDDTGSGEPGEGGEKVRSGIQSIEVGFRLLDVLTSEPRAMMLRDLAQRAGMSPAKAHRYLVSFLRLGVVSQDPVSGRYELGGFALQMGLARLARVDGVKLARIALTELRDRVDQTVGIAVWGNQGPTIVHWMESSHPAKASLKLGDVMPLLGSATGLLFAAYLPRSKTAAMLERELADTRRSPHHGGPRTLDEVEAVLADVRAHQAARVEGMLLPTIHAFCMPVFDAVGELALAIVALGQEGTFDIAWGGEMDTALRACAQKLSYELGYSPDARDA, encoded by the coding sequence ATGCCCGCCAGCCCGCTCCCCGACGACGATCTCGTCGATTCCGACACCGACGACACCGGCTCCGGCGAGCCCGGCGAAGGCGGCGAGAAGGTCCGCTCCGGCATCCAGTCGATCGAGGTCGGCTTCCGCCTGCTCGACGTGCTGACGAGCGAGCCGCGCGCGATGATGCTGCGCGATCTCGCGCAGCGCGCGGGCATGAGCCCGGCGAAGGCGCATCGCTATCTGGTCAGCTTCTTGCGGCTCGGCGTCGTGTCGCAGGATCCCGTATCGGGCCGTTACGAACTCGGCGGCTTCGCGCTGCAGATGGGCCTCGCGCGGCTCGCGCGCGTGGACGGCGTGAAGCTCGCGCGGATCGCGCTGACCGAATTGCGCGACCGCGTCGACCAGACGGTCGGCATCGCGGTGTGGGGCAATCAGGGGCCGACGATCGTGCACTGGATGGAGTCGAGCCACCCCGCGAAGGCGTCGCTGAAGCTCGGCGACGTGATGCCGCTGCTCGGCTCCGCGACGGGCCTGCTGTTCGCCGCGTATCTGCCGCGCAGCAAGACCGCGGCGATGCTCGAACGCGAGCTCGCGGACACGCGCCGCTCGCCGCATCACGGCGGCCCGCGCACGCTCGACGAAGTCGAGGCGGTGCTCGCCGACGTGCGCGCGCATCAGGCCGCGCGCGTCGAAGGGATGCTGCTGCCGACAATCCACGCGTTCTGCATGCCGGTGTTCGATGCGGTCGGCGAACTCGCGCTCGCGATCGTCGCGCTCGGCCAGGAAGGCACGTTCGACATCGCGTGGGGCGGCGAAATGGACACCGCGCTGCGTGCATGCGCGCAGAAACTGTCTTACGAACTCGGCTATAGTCCGGACGCACGCGACGCCTGA
- a CDS encoding DUF3108 domain-containing protein, with the protein MPPADTRPRHALPRHWLRVGVALVVVLVLHALAALWLTRSRDAFTPPAPAEIPVQIELLKPQRIERGPAPKPAEQPTRQPAEPAPAKPAAAAPKPAAKPAPPAEPVLTSTQTAEHGEPPAAASAASGAAGASGTHAASAGEAGSAATPGPATSGVKFAAPPPGDLQYDTFYNGMQNMIGTIHWRTDGHTYDLSVSMPVPFVGPFTYRSEGRIDAFGIAPDRYVEKRGKRPEDIAIFNREIHQVVFTRTPNNAPLPDGVQDRFSMLMQLSGLVRGNPSAYKPGVTQQFFVIDNNNGETWPITVIGDEDVQTQAGSVRARHFMRLPRRDGDTRRIDMWLAPSLGWLPARLVQSEPNGSQIELLWHGRLAPPGAPAVGETQRATNEDATNAPASGPALAAPAAEPVQPAPPPAGQASAPAAAPAASSPPAP; encoded by the coding sequence ATGCCGCCTGCCGACACCCGTCCTCGTCACGCCCTGCCCCGCCACTGGCTGCGCGTGGGCGTCGCGCTCGTCGTCGTGCTGGTGCTGCACGCGCTCGCGGCGTTGTGGCTGACGCGCAGCCGCGACGCATTCACGCCGCCTGCGCCCGCCGAGATACCGGTGCAGATCGAGCTGCTCAAGCCGCAGCGAATCGAGCGCGGGCCTGCGCCGAAGCCGGCCGAGCAACCGACCAGACAACCGGCCGAGCCAGCGCCGGCCAAGCCGGCCGCCGCCGCACCGAAGCCTGCAGCGAAGCCCGCGCCGCCAGCCGAGCCGGTCCTCACGTCGACGCAGACGGCCGAGCATGGCGAACCGCCGGCCGCTGCCTCCGCCGCAAGCGGCGCGGCAGGCGCATCCGGCACGCACGCGGCATCAGCCGGCGAGGCCGGCAGTGCCGCGACGCCCGGCCCCGCGACGAGCGGCGTGAAATTCGCGGCGCCGCCGCCCGGCGACCTGCAGTACGACACGTTCTACAACGGAATGCAGAACATGATCGGCACGATCCACTGGCGCACCGACGGCCATACCTACGACCTGTCGGTGTCCATGCCCGTGCCGTTCGTCGGCCCGTTCACCTATCGCAGCGAAGGCCGTATCGACGCATTCGGCATCGCGCCCGATCGTTATGTCGAAAAGCGCGGCAAGCGGCCCGAGGACATCGCGATCTTCAACCGCGAGATCCACCAGGTCGTCTTCACGCGCACGCCGAACAACGCACCATTGCCCGACGGCGTGCAGGACCGCTTCAGCATGCTGATGCAATTGTCGGGGCTCGTGCGCGGCAATCCGTCCGCCTACAAGCCAGGCGTCACGCAGCAGTTCTTCGTGATCGACAACAACAACGGCGAGACCTGGCCGATCACGGTGATTGGCGACGAAGATGTGCAGACGCAGGCCGGCAGCGTCCGCGCACGCCACTTCATGCGGCTGCCGCGCCGCGACGGCGACACGCGCCGCATCGACATGTGGCTCGCGCCGTCGCTCGGCTGGCTGCCCGCGCGGCTCGTCCAATCGGAACCGAACGGCTCGCAGATCGAGCTGCTGTGGCATGGCCGGCTCGCCCCGCCCGGTGCGCCCGCCGTTGGCGAGACGCAACGCGCAACGAACGAAGACGCAACGAACGCGCCTGCCAGCGGACCGGCCCTCGCCGCACCGGCTGCGGAGCCGGTACAACCCGCGCCGCCGCCCGCCGGGCAGGCGTCCGCGCCGGCGGCTGCACCGGCGGCCTCGTCGCCACCCGCGCCGTGA
- a CDS encoding DUF3567 domain-containing protein has protein sequence MQMIYNSPNYCVVEFAPQAGHHLMNAGGYEIVDKNAQREIFIDGELAERFRAHVKQLIEDEPSLDEVDEFLGQFDSLMMMPVVLH, from the coding sequence ATGCAAATGATCTACAACAGCCCGAACTACTGCGTCGTCGAATTCGCGCCGCAGGCCGGCCACCATCTGATGAATGCCGGCGGATACGAAATCGTCGACAAGAACGCGCAGCGCGAGATCTTCATCGACGGCGAGCTCGCCGAGCGATTCCGCGCACACGTGAAGCAACTGATCGAGGATGAACCGTCGCTCGACGAAGTGGACGAATTCCTCGGACAGTTCGACAGCCTGATGATGATGCCCGTCGTCCTGCACTGA
- a CDS encoding homocysteine S-methyltransferase family protein — MSATPLAASAPLDAPYTRGADLPALLKSRILILDGAMGTMIQRYKLDEAAYRGERFKDFPRDIKGNNELLSLTQPQIISEIHDQYFAAGADIVETNTFGATTVAQADYGMEDLVVEMNVESARLARASAERHATPDKPRFVAGAIGPTPKTASISPDVNDPGARNVTFDELRDAYYQQAKALLDGGVDLFLVETIFDTLNAKAALFALDELFEDTGERLPIMISGTVTDASGRILSGQTVEAFWNSLRHAKPLTFGLNCALGAALMRPYIAELAKLCDTYVSCYPNAGLPNPMSDTGFDETPDVTSGLLKEFAQAGLVNLAGGCCGTTPEHIAEIAKALADVKPRRWPSQYSDAA; from the coding sequence ATGTCCGCGACTCCTCTCGCCGCTTCCGCCCCGCTCGACGCGCCCTACACGCGCGGCGCCGACCTGCCCGCGCTGCTGAAATCGCGCATCCTGATCCTCGACGGCGCGATGGGCACGATGATCCAGCGCTACAAGCTCGACGAGGCCGCGTATCGCGGCGAGCGTTTCAAGGATTTCCCGCGCGACATCAAGGGCAACAACGAACTGCTGTCGCTCACGCAGCCGCAGATCATCAGCGAGATCCACGACCAGTACTTCGCGGCCGGCGCGGACATCGTCGAAACCAACACGTTCGGCGCGACGACGGTCGCGCAGGCCGACTACGGGATGGAAGACCTCGTCGTCGAGATGAACGTCGAATCGGCGCGGCTCGCGCGCGCATCGGCCGAGCGCCATGCGACGCCCGACAAGCCGCGCTTCGTCGCCGGCGCAATCGGGCCGACGCCGAAGACGGCGAGCATCTCGCCGGACGTCAACGATCCGGGCGCGCGCAACGTCACGTTCGACGAGCTGCGCGACGCGTATTACCAGCAGGCGAAGGCGCTGCTCGACGGCGGGGTCGACCTGTTCCTCGTCGAGACGATCTTCGACACGCTGAACGCGAAGGCCGCGCTCTTCGCGCTCGACGAACTGTTCGAGGACACCGGCGAGCGCCTGCCGATCATGATCTCGGGCACCGTGACCGACGCATCGGGCCGCATCCTGTCGGGCCAGACGGTCGAGGCGTTCTGGAATTCGCTGCGCCACGCGAAGCCGCTCACGTTCGGCCTGAACTGCGCGCTCGGCGCGGCGCTGATGCGCCCGTACATCGCCGAGCTCGCGAAGCTGTGCGACACCTACGTGTCGTGCTACCCGAACGCCGGCCTGCCGAATCCGATGAGCGACACCGGCTTCGACGAGACGCCGGACGTCACGTCGGGCCTGCTGAAGGAATTCGCGCAGGCCGGGCTCGTGAATCTCGCGGGCGGCTGCTGCGGCACGACGCCCGAGCACATCGCCGAGATCGCGAAGGCGCTCGCCGACGTGAAACCGCGCCGCTGGCCGAGCCAGTACAGCGACGCCGCCTGA
- the metH gene encoding methionine synthase has protein sequence MTDHMMRLAGLEPFNVTSGTLFINVGERTNVTGSKAFARMILNGQFDEALAVARQQVENGAQVIDINMDEAMLDSKAAMVRFLNLIASEPDIARVPIMIDSSKWEVIEAGLKCVQGKAIVNSISLKEGEEAFRHHANLIRRYGAAAVVMAFDEKGQADTYERKIEICKRSYDFLVNEVGFPPEDIIFDPNIFAVATGIEEHNNYAVDFIEATRWIKQNLPYAKVSGGVSNVSFSFRGNDPVREAIHTVFLYHAIQAGMDMGIVNAGQLGVYADLDPELREHVEDVILNRRADSTDRLLEIADKFKTGAAKKEENLEWRNQPVEKRLAHALVHGITNFIVEDTEEARAAIAAAGGRPINVIEGPLMDGMNIVGDLFGQGKMFLPQVVKSARVMKQAVAHLIPFIEEEKRLLAEAGGDVRAKGKIVIATVKGDVHDIGKNIVSVVLQCNNFEVVNMGVMVPCNEILAKAKVEGADIIGLSGLITPSLEEMAYVASEMQRDDYFRVKKIPLLIGGATTSRVHTAVKIAPHYEGPVVYVPDASRSVSVASNLLSDEGAAKYLDELKSDYERIRDQHANRKAQPMVTLAEARANKTKIDWAGYQPVKPKFIGRRVFRNYDLNELANYIDWGPFFQTWDLAGPYPAILNDEIVGESARRVFSDAKSMLARLIQGRWLTANGVISLLPANTVNDDDIEIYTDESRSEVLMTWRNLRQQSVRPVVDGVMRPNRSLADFIAPKESGVADYIGMFAVTAGLGVDVKEKQFEADHDDYSAIMLKALADRFAEAFAEAMHARVRRELWGYASSETLDNDALIAEKYAGIRPAPGYPACPDHLVKRDMFAALHADEIGMSVTDSLAMLPAASVSGFYLAHPDSRYFSVGKIGQDQLEDYAQRMALSLDDARRALAPQL, from the coding sequence ATGACCGATCACATGATGCGCCTTGCCGGCCTCGAGCCGTTCAACGTCACGTCCGGGACGCTCTTCATCAACGTCGGTGAACGCACCAACGTCACCGGCTCGAAGGCATTCGCGCGAATGATCCTCAACGGCCAGTTCGACGAGGCGCTCGCCGTCGCGCGCCAGCAGGTCGAGAACGGCGCGCAGGTGATCGACATCAACATGGACGAGGCGATGCTCGATTCGAAGGCGGCGATGGTGCGCTTCCTGAACCTGATCGCATCCGAGCCGGACATCGCGCGCGTGCCGATCATGATCGATTCGTCGAAGTGGGAAGTCATCGAAGCGGGCCTCAAGTGCGTGCAGGGCAAGGCGATCGTGAACTCGATCTCGCTGAAGGAAGGCGAGGAAGCGTTCCGCCACCACGCGAACCTGATCCGCCGCTACGGCGCGGCCGCGGTCGTGATGGCGTTCGACGAGAAGGGCCAGGCCGACACCTACGAGCGCAAGATCGAAATCTGCAAGCGCTCGTACGACTTCCTCGTGAACGAAGTCGGCTTTCCGCCGGAAGACATCATCTTCGACCCGAACATCTTCGCGGTCGCGACCGGCATCGAGGAGCACAACAACTACGCGGTCGACTTCATCGAGGCGACCCGCTGGATCAAGCAGAACCTGCCGTACGCGAAGGTGAGCGGCGGCGTGTCGAACGTGTCGTTCTCGTTCCGCGGCAACGACCCGGTGCGCGAGGCGATCCATACCGTGTTCCTGTACCACGCGATCCAGGCGGGCATGGACATGGGCATCGTGAACGCGGGCCAGCTCGGCGTGTACGCCGATCTCGACCCGGAGCTGCGCGAGCACGTGGAGGACGTGATCCTGAACCGTCGCGCGGATTCCACCGACCGCCTGCTCGAGATCGCCGACAAGTTCAAGACCGGCGCCGCGAAGAAGGAAGAGAACCTCGAATGGCGCAACCAGCCGGTCGAGAAGCGCCTCGCGCATGCGCTCGTGCATGGCATCACGAACTTCATCGTCGAAGATACGGAAGAAGCGCGCGCGGCCATCGCCGCGGCCGGCGGCCGCCCGATCAACGTGATCGAAGGCCCGCTGATGGACGGGATGAACATCGTCGGCGACCTGTTCGGCCAGGGCAAGATGTTCCTGCCGCAGGTCGTGAAGTCGGCGCGCGTGATGAAGCAGGCGGTCGCGCACCTGATCCCGTTCATCGAGGAAGAGAAGCGCCTGCTCGCGGAAGCGGGCGGCGACGTTCGCGCGAAGGGCAAGATCGTCATCGCGACCGTGAAGGGCGACGTGCACGACATCGGCAAGAACATCGTGTCGGTCGTGCTCCAGTGCAACAACTTCGAAGTGGTCAACATGGGCGTGATGGTCCCGTGCAACGAGATCCTCGCGAAGGCGAAGGTCGAGGGCGCGGACATCATCGGGCTGTCGGGCCTCATCACGCCGAGCCTCGAGGAAATGGCGTATGTCGCGTCCGAGATGCAGCGCGACGACTATTTCCGCGTGAAGAAGATTCCGCTCCTGATCGGCGGCGCGACGACCTCGCGCGTGCACACGGCCGTGAAGATCGCTCCGCACTACGAAGGCCCGGTCGTCTACGTGCCGGACGCTTCACGCTCGGTGTCGGTCGCGTCGAACCTGTTGTCGGACGAAGGCGCGGCGAAGTACCTCGACGAACTGAAGTCCGATTACGAACGCATTCGCGACCAGCACGCGAACCGCAAGGCGCAGCCGATGGTCACGCTCGCCGAAGCGCGCGCGAACAAGACGAAGATCGACTGGGCGGGATACCAGCCCGTGAAGCCGAAGTTCATCGGCCGCCGCGTGTTCAGGAACTACGACCTGAACGAACTCGCGAACTACATCGACTGGGGCCCGTTCTTCCAGACCTGGGACCTCGCGGGCCCGTACCCGGCGATCCTGAACGACGAGATCGTAGGCGAATCGGCGCGGCGCGTGTTCTCCGACGCGAAGTCGATGCTCGCGCGCCTGATCCAGGGCCGCTGGCTGACCGCGAATGGCGTGATCTCGCTGCTGCCGGCGAACACGGTGAACGACGACGACATCGAGATCTACACCGACGAGTCGCGCTCGGAAGTGCTGATGACGTGGCGCAACCTGCGCCAGCAGAGCGTGCGACCGGTGGTCGACGGCGTGATGCGCCCGAACCGCTCGCTCGCCGACTTCATCGCGCCGAAGGAATCGGGCGTCGCCGACTACATCGGGATGTTCGCGGTGACGGCCGGCCTCGGCGTCGACGTGAAGGAAAAGCAGTTCGAAGCCGACCACGACGACTACAGCGCGATCATGCTGAAGGCGCTCGCCGACCGCTTCGCGGAAGCGTTCGCCGAGGCGATGCACGCGCGCGTGCGCCGCGAATTGTGGGGCTATGCGAGCAGCGAGACGCTCGACAACGACGCGCTGATCGCCGAAAAGTACGCGGGCATCCGCCCGGCGCCCGGCTACCCGGCGTGCCCTGACCATCTGGTGAAGCGCGACATGTTCGCCGCGCTGCATGCGGACGAGATCGGCATGAGCGTCACCGATTCGCTGGCGATGCTGCCGGCGGCCAGCGTGTCGGGTTTCTACCTCGCGCACCCCGACAGCAGGTATTTCTCGGTCGGGAAAATCGGTCAGGATCAGCTTGAGGACTACGCGCAGCGGATGGCACTGTCGCTCGACGACGCGCGCCGCGCGCTCGCGCCGCAACTCTGA
- a CDS encoding DUF1840 domain-containing protein, with the protein MITFKSKAAQDLDVLKDFAVYVLGLVGKQLGERGVITHDELDHAIAKLEGAVAQAKQERAEHAGHFHEDEADHAHHEVPPSLAQRVAPFLTMLREAKAAEADVHWGF; encoded by the coding sequence ATGATTACGTTCAAGAGCAAGGCGGCACAGGATCTCGACGTGCTGAAGGATTTCGCCGTATACGTGCTGGGCCTCGTCGGCAAGCAGCTGGGCGAACGCGGTGTCATTACGCACGACGAACTGGACCACGCGATTGCGAAGCTGGAAGGCGCGGTCGCGCAGGCGAAGCAGGAGCGCGCCGAGCACGCCGGCCATTTCCACGAGGACGAAGCCGATCACGCGCACCACGAAGTGCCGCCGAGCCTGGCGCAGCGCGTGGCGCCGTTCCTCACGATGCTGCGCGAAGCGAAGGCCGCCGAGGCCGACGTGCATTGGGGCTTCTAA